The Paenibacillus sp. RUD330 genome has a segment encoding these proteins:
- a CDS encoding OsmC family protein has product MKVMTTWNGRRAFTSVGESGYPVGMDATPLYGGEGKGATPMELLLAGLAGCIGIDVTMILNHYLDSIQRIEIEADGARKEEAPTGFTAIELTFRVDGDISEVRVWKAIEMGSKKYCAVSDSLKADISYKLVLNGAEAAKP; this is encoded by the coding sequence ATGAAAGTCATGACCACTTGGAACGGCCGGCGGGCGTTTACTTCCGTCGGAGAGTCCGGCTATCCGGTCGGAATGGACGCGACGCCGCTGTACGGCGGCGAAGGCAAGGGCGCTACGCCGATGGAGCTGCTGCTGGCCGGCCTCGCCGGATGCATCGGAATCGACGTCACCATGATCCTCAACCATTACCTCGATTCCATCCAGCGCATCGAGATCGAGGCCGATGGAGCCCGCAAGGAGGAAGCTCCGACCGGCTTCACCGCGATCGAGCTGACCTTCCGCGTGGACGGAGACATATCGGAAGTCCGGGTGTGGAAGGCGATCGAGATGGGCAGCAAGAAGTATTGCGCGGTGTCCGACTCGCTCAAGGCCGACATCAGCTACAAGCTTGTGCTGAACGGGGCTGAAGCCGCCAAGCCTTGA
- a CDS encoding YhcN/YlaJ family sporulation lipoprotein, with the protein MKKPWKVLAAGIVISTALAGCGTHHGELGNKNIRNNAAGNYNLLSKRFADDGMNEMNRVKGNQQNGNNIVGNHQNYHLSTNKKLSDELNKLPGVRTAHVFTSDKNAYVAIGLDGHSVTGLTSTGRTAQGYSDGKGIVGGMERMGADIGSGVRSLANDVGMGARTLTNDVGMGARALTNDVKRGARDLTGGVIGQSNYGTFMDRPGSNGYSSYTNGFNAYGTGASTNNRGHMMNGLSDNNNRYMDRELTGEFKAKVADIVHKNHPGIQNVYVSANPDFFSRMQGYANDVKQGHPIKGFVAEFNAMVERVFPAESASNSSYKGMSTNADMNNGTRGSKNEHLFQ; encoded by the coding sequence ATGAAAAAGCCCTGGAAAGTGCTTGCTGCCGGTATCGTGATCAGTACGGCTTTGGCCGGATGCGGAACGCACCATGGTGAGCTGGGCAACAAAAACATCCGCAACAATGCGGCCGGCAATTACAATCTGCTCAGCAAGCGCTTTGCCGATGACGGCATGAACGAAATGAACCGCGTGAAGGGCAACCAGCAAAACGGGAACAACATCGTCGGCAATCATCAAAATTATCATTTATCCACGAACAAGAAGCTGTCGGATGAGCTGAACAAATTGCCGGGGGTGCGGACGGCTCATGTGTTCACGTCGGACAAGAACGCTTATGTCGCCATCGGGCTTGACGGGCACAGCGTGACCGGCTTGACCTCGACGGGCCGTACGGCCCAAGGGTACAGCGACGGCAAAGGCATCGTCGGCGGAATGGAGCGGATGGGAGCCGATATTGGAAGCGGCGTGCGCAGCCTCGCGAACGACGTCGGCATGGGAGCCCGTACGCTGACGAACGACGTCGGCATGGGAGCGCGTGCGCTGACGAACGACGTCAAGCGCGGCGCCCGGGATTTGACCGGCGGCGTCATCGGCCAGTCCAATTACGGCACGTTCATGGATCGTCCCGGCTCCAACGGGTACAGCTCGTATACGAACGGCTTTAACGCCTACGGCACGGGAGCTTCCACGAACAACCGCGGCCATATGATGAACGGCTTGTCCGACAACAACAACCGGTATATGGACCGGGAGCTGACGGGCGAGTTCAAGGCGAAGGTCGCCGACATCGTCCATAAGAACCATCCCGGCATCCAGAATGTGTACGTTTCTGCGAATCCGGACTTCTTCAGCCGGATGCAAGGCTACGCCAACGACGTGAAGCAAGGCCATCCGATCAAGGGCTTCGTGGCCGAGTTTAATGCCATGGTGGAGCGGGTGTTCCCGGCCGAATCGGCCAGCAACTCCTCCTACAAGGGCATGAGCACGAACGCGGACATGAACAACGGAACGCGCGGAAGCAAAAACGAGCATCTGTTCCAATAA
- a CDS encoding response regulator gives MYKVMLVDDEAVVREGLRNIIDWPRHGFELAGDFTNGRDALEAIETLRPDLVLTDINMPFMNGLELSEQILQRYPYIKIIILTGYDQFEYAQQALRLKVHDFILKPITASETRALLDKVHEEMEEEKRRGEDVGRLYSQLNQSLPLLRERFLERLAATGAGARNMAERLAYFGIPDLKPPYLVTLYDYDGAPRHSDASEQDVELLHFAGFNIIEEIISREGGVVFRTREDRIAALIGGQPESLLHELALRTAEEARHHIERYLGYTVTAAIGRAAAGPHDLPDSYKSASAALDYRFQYGKNRVLSILDLEGKETAPASVSLEWSRLLAGTIRTGSAAEIRSLIGPFIAGLKQSHAPLDVCYLQIQKVIVLLMNTMQEMGIDETRIVSRHRMLFSELYRLGTLDEVGQWLEEIAVGAIETVSDNRSQTMRNQIGQAIAYIEEHYADERITLQDICRHVLMSTSYFSTVFKQQTGETFVEYLTRIRIGKAKELVCNTPLKLYEIAARVGYADPNYFSISFKKHTGFTPREYREKSREQP, from the coding sequence ATGTACAAGGTCATGCTGGTGGATGACGAAGCCGTCGTCCGGGAAGGCTTAAGGAACATCATCGATTGGCCCCGCCACGGGTTCGAGCTGGCGGGAGACTTCACCAACGGGCGGGACGCGCTTGAAGCGATCGAGACGCTGAGGCCGGATCTGGTGCTGACGGATATCAACATGCCGTTCATGAACGGCCTTGAGCTGAGCGAGCAGATTCTGCAGCGGTATCCCTATATCAAGATCATCATCCTGACCGGATACGACCAATTCGAATATGCGCAGCAGGCTCTGCGCCTCAAGGTCCACGACTTCATCCTCAAGCCGATCACGGCCAGCGAGACGAGGGCGCTGCTGGACAAGGTCCACGAGGAGATGGAAGAGGAGAAGCGCAGAGGCGAGGATGTCGGCAGGCTGTACAGCCAGCTCAACCAGAGCCTGCCGCTGCTGCGGGAGCGGTTTCTGGAGCGGCTCGCCGCCACGGGGGCGGGAGCGCGAAACATGGCCGAGCGCCTGGCCTACTTCGGCATACCGGATCTCAAGCCTCCTTATCTGGTCACCTTGTACGACTACGACGGGGCTCCGAGGCATTCCGATGCTTCCGAGCAGGATGTGGAGCTGCTGCATTTCGCCGGCTTCAACATCATCGAAGAAATCATCTCCAGGGAGGGCGGCGTCGTCTTCCGGACCCGCGAGGACCGGATCGCCGCCCTGATCGGAGGCCAGCCGGAGAGCCTGCTCCATGAGCTGGCGCTGCGGACTGCGGAGGAGGCGCGCCATCATATCGAACGGTATCTGGGCTATACGGTCACGGCCGCCATCGGGCGCGCCGCCGCAGGGCCGCATGATCTTCCCGATTCGTACAAAAGCGCCTCGGCCGCGCTGGATTACCGTTTTCAATACGGCAAAAACCGAGTGCTCAGCATTCTTGACCTCGAAGGCAAGGAGACGGCGCCCGCATCGGTCAGCCTCGAATGGAGCCGTTTGCTGGCGGGGACGATCCGCACCGGTTCCGCGGCCGAAATCCGCAGCCTCATTGGGCCGTTCATCGCGGGACTGAAGCAATCCCATGCGCCGCTTGACGTATGCTACCTGCAGATCCAGAAGGTCATCGTCCTGCTCATGAACACGATGCAGGAGATGGGCATCGACGAGACGCGCATCGTCAGCAGGCACCGGATGCTGTTCTCGGAGCTGTACAGGCTCGGCACCTTGGACGAGGTCGGCCAATGGCTCGAGGAAATCGCGGTCGGTGCGATCGAGACCGTGTCCGACAACCGGAGCCAGACGATGCGCAATCAGATCGGACAGGCCATCGCCTATATCGAGGAGCATTACGCGGACGAGCGCATCACGCTCCAGGATATTTGCCGGCATGTGCTGATGAGCACGAGTTATTTCAGCACGGTGTTCAAGCAGCAGACGGGCGAAACGTTCGTGGAATACCTGACCCGCATCCGCATCGGAAAGGCCAAGGAGCTTGTATGCAACACGCCTCTCAAGCTGTATGAAATCGCGGCCAGGGTCGGATACGCCGATCCGAACTACTTCAGCATCTCCTTCAAGAAGCATACCGGGTTCACGCCGCGCGAATACCGGGAGAAATCCAGGGAGCAGCCATGA
- a CDS encoding sensor histidine kinase, which produces MLDYYPKTIHAAISTAFSLLILAAIAVTSLISYNVSEDAVITNSEAYMGEIITQVNNNIQSYIDNMENISLIIFTNKDVKYYISSNPFISREEVRSYQKNISDLFQSLLYTRKDIASIMVFGYNGRVVSDRRLTQLNPNVPPQDQDWYKQAVKEGGRSVISPPHVQNVLQGEYSWVVSLSRELKSINGMTGQGVALVDLKLNVINDICRDVKLGQRGYVFIVDDSGNIVYHPQQQLIYSKLRTEQIGRVMASRQGSFVDKDSGRIYTIHDTSFGWKIVGVAYQDELISNPSAMRNSFLLWAAAGLAVTLIISFIISHRITRPIRRLQAVMRQVERGDFDVRAEVGQAGEVGQLGRAFNMMVGQTRRLLDERVQTEKIKRRTELRLLQSQINPHFLYNTLDSIIWMAEQQKNEEVVLMTSALAKLFRASIAKDDELVPIRVEVEHIDSYLQIQKMRYRDKLDYVIDVPRELHAFKTPRILLQPFVENAIYHGIKNLPEGGMIAISARQADNGIEFRVADNGQGMSEETIKLIMGAVRRDSDRDHIGVSNVNERIELAFGSDYGVSIESEPGEGTTVAIKIPQVR; this is translated from the coding sequence TTGCTGGATTATTATCCCAAGACGATCCATGCCGCCATCTCGACGGCGTTCTCCCTGCTGATCCTGGCCGCCATCGCCGTCACCAGCCTGATCAGCTACAACGTCTCGGAGGATGCGGTCATCACCAATTCGGAAGCCTACATGGGCGAGATCATTACCCAGGTCAACAACAATATCCAATCCTACATCGACAATATGGAGAACATCTCCCTCATTATCTTCACCAACAAGGACGTCAAGTATTATATCTCGAGCAATCCGTTCATCAGCCGCGAAGAGGTGCGCTCCTATCAGAAGAACATCTCGGACCTGTTCCAGTCCTTGCTGTATACCCGCAAGGATATCGCATCGATCATGGTATTCGGGTACAACGGCAGAGTGGTGTCCGACCGGAGGCTGACCCAGCTCAATCCGAACGTCCCGCCCCAAGACCAGGACTGGTACAAGCAGGCGGTGAAGGAAGGCGGAAGGTCCGTCATCTCTCCGCCCCATGTCCAAAATGTCCTGCAAGGGGAGTACAGCTGGGTCGTCTCCTTGAGCCGGGAGCTCAAAAGCATCAACGGCATGACCGGCCAGGGCGTCGCCCTGGTCGACCTCAAGCTGAACGTCATCAACGACATCTGCCGCGACGTCAAGCTTGGCCAGCGCGGCTACGTCTTCATCGTCGACGACAGCGGGAACATCGTCTATCATCCGCAGCAGCAGCTCATCTACAGCAAGCTTCGCACGGAGCAGATCGGCCGCGTCATGGCGTCTCGGCAAGGAAGCTTCGTGGACAAGGACAGCGGACGCATCTATACGATCCACGATACGAGCTTCGGCTGGAAAATCGTCGGCGTCGCCTACCAGGACGAGCTGATCTCCAATCCGTCCGCGATGCGGAATTCATTCCTGCTGTGGGCGGCCGCCGGCCTTGCCGTCACCCTCATCATCTCCTTCATCATCTCCCATCGGATCACCCGCCCGATCCGGCGGCTCCAAGCCGTCATGAGGCAGGTGGAGCGGGGAGACTTCGATGTGCGGGCGGAGGTCGGCCAAGCGGGCGAGGTCGGCCAGCTCGGGCGCGCCTTCAACATGATGGTCGGGCAGACCCGCAGGCTGCTGGACGAGAGGGTCCAGACCGAGAAGATCAAGCGGCGGACGGAGCTCAGGCTTCTTCAGTCCCAGATCAATCCGCATTTCCTGTACAACACGCTGGACTCGATCATCTGGATGGCCGAGCAGCAGAAGAACGAGGAAGTGGTCTTGATGACATCGGCTCTGGCCAAGCTGTTCCGGGCCAGCATCGCCAAGGACGACGAGCTCGTCCCGATCCGGGTGGAGGTGGAGCATATCGACAGCTATCTCCAGATCCAGAAGATGCGCTACCGCGACAAGCTCGATTATGTCATCGACGTCCCGAGGGAGCTCCATGCCTTCAAGACGCCGAGAATCCTGCTGCAGCCGTTCGTGGAGAACGCGATCTATCACGGGATCAAGAATTTGCCGGAGGGAGGCATGATCGCCATCTCTGCCCGGCAGGCGGACAACGGCATCGAATTCCGGGTGGCCGACAATGGCCAGGGCATGTCCGAGGAGACGATCAAGCTGATCATGGGAGCTGTCCGCAGGGACTCGGACCGCGATCATATCGGGGTGAGCAACGTCAACGAACGGATCGAGCTCGCGTTCGGCTCCGACTATGGCGTCTCCATCGAGAGCGAGCCGGGCGAAGGCACGACCGTCGCAATCAAGATTCCGCAAGTACGCTGA
- a CDS encoding substrate-binding domain-containing protein: protein MRTKRLWLPLLLLGFVVLVVWTGLGRGESSPQDNVIAFIMKTTDANSHYWQTVRSGALAAAKELEVTPELSGPLRSIDSDEQARLLERAIAQRPRAIVLAPIDEDALAPQLEEISRLGIRLIIMDTPLLHHKADSYVSSDHVEEGREAAGILAPGRKTRPVYAFLTSDEKSTVAMQRRDGVMEALPAGSAYNLGMINVGKSEEQAYRTVKSLTAAYPGMNGIIALTDIGVAGAAKALKETGLSGSVKLIGFDSSVPEIQLLEQGAMHALIVQNPFNMGFLSVQAALDDSGGSATVDIPSATITRANMYAPENQKLLFPFVY from the coding sequence ATGAGAACCAAGCGGCTGTGGCTGCCGCTTCTGCTGCTCGGATTCGTCGTTCTGGTCGTCTGGACGGGACTCGGCAGGGGCGAATCGTCTCCGCAGGACAACGTCATCGCCTTCATCATGAAAACGACCGACGCCAACTCCCATTACTGGCAGACGGTTCGCTCGGGAGCTTTGGCCGCGGCCAAGGAGCTGGAGGTTACGCCGGAGCTGTCCGGCCCTCTTCGCAGCATCGACTCCGACGAGCAGGCGCGGCTGCTGGAGAGAGCGATCGCGCAGCGGCCGCGGGCTATCGTGCTCGCTCCGATCGACGAGGATGCGCTGGCGCCGCAGCTGGAGGAGATTTCCCGTCTGGGCATCAGGCTCATCATCATGGATACGCCTCTCCTGCATCACAAGGCGGACAGCTATGTATCGAGCGACCATGTCGAGGAGGGCAGGGAAGCGGCGGGCATCCTCGCTCCCGGACGCAAGACAAGGCCGGTCTACGCCTTTTTGACCAGCGATGAGAAGTCAACGGTCGCCATGCAGCGCAGGGACGGAGTTATGGAAGCTCTTCCGGCCGGCTCGGCCTACAACCTCGGCATGATCAATGTCGGCAAATCCGAGGAGCAGGCGTATCGGACCGTGAAGTCGCTGACGGCCGCCTACCCGGGGATGAACGGCATTATCGCGCTCACCGACATCGGCGTGGCCGGCGCGGCCAAGGCGCTGAAGGAAACCGGTCTCAGCGGCAGCGTCAAGCTCATCGGCTTCGACAGCTCCGTTCCCGAGATCCAGCTGCTCGAGCAGGGAGCCATGCATGCCCTGATCGTTCAAAATCCGTTCAACATGGGATTCCTCAGCGTGCAGGCTGCTCTTGACGATTCCGGCGGCAGCGCGACGGTCGACATCCCTTCCGCCACGATTACCCGAGCCAACATGTATGCGCCGGAGAACCAGAAGCTGCTGTTTCCTTTCGTCTATTAA
- a CDS encoding extracellular solute-binding protein, whose protein sequence is MKTPHWRRSCFRAAAACAASALLVASGCSGKQNASEVKEPEEKRALIKFVTSEYSTSTKPILDGIVSRFESEHPDIDVELQVVNWDILDGVYTNMLAQNEPPDLLNTNFYSHFAKRGLLNDMADILPESFRSNLYPFLLEKDRYNGVQYAIPYVASVRSLYYNKALFSQAGIAGPPHTWEQLADDARKIRRYTPARGFGIDMTDNEIHANLSYFFIGAGGGWLKDGKWAINQPANVEGLEFLKKIYDEGLTDEEPTVTTRDEKQRILGDDGLAMMISGNYFSSVVPKEFPGLKWGSGPIPVKEGQPPMTFGVHDVLISFKTAHTDKQALSQFIQFLYGDEQYVSMVEQEGFVPVTRSAGEAMSASDAAMRADLHALASAQFIPIEKPAWARVMDTARKLGSAVLSGRYTPKAALDELQRVALEADQETG, encoded by the coding sequence ATGAAGACTCCCCATTGGCGCCGCAGCTGCTTCCGGGCAGCGGCGGCCTGCGCGGCCTCGGCGCTGCTGGTTGCTTCCGGCTGCTCCGGAAAGCAGAATGCGTCCGAGGTGAAGGAGCCTGAAGAGAAGCGGGCTCTGATTAAATTCGTCACCTCCGAATACAGCACGTCGACCAAGCCGATTCTCGACGGCATCGTCAGCCGGTTCGAATCGGAGCACCCGGATATCGACGTCGAGCTCCAGGTCGTCAATTGGGACATCCTGGACGGAGTCTACACGAATATGCTTGCCCAGAACGAGCCCCCGGATCTGCTGAATACGAATTTCTACTCGCACTTCGCCAAGCGGGGCTTGCTGAATGACATGGCCGATATCCTGCCGGAATCCTTCCGGTCGAATCTGTATCCCTTCCTGCTGGAGAAGGACCGCTACAACGGCGTCCAGTACGCGATTCCTTATGTCGCTTCCGTGAGGAGCCTTTACTACAACAAGGCTTTGTTCTCTCAGGCCGGCATTGCGGGGCCGCCGCATACCTGGGAGCAGCTCGCGGATGACGCCCGGAAGATCCGCCGATATACGCCCGCGAGAGGATTCGGCATCGATATGACCGACAACGAGATCCATGCCAATCTGTCCTATTTCTTCATAGGCGCGGGAGGCGGCTGGCTGAAGGACGGCAAGTGGGCGATCAATCAGCCGGCCAACGTGGAAGGGCTGGAATTCCTCAAGAAGATCTATGACGAAGGATTGACGGACGAGGAGCCGACGGTGACGACCCGGGACGAGAAGCAGCGCATTCTCGGAGACGACGGACTCGCCATGATGATATCGGGCAACTACTTCAGCTCCGTCGTGCCCAAGGAATTCCCCGGACTGAAGTGGGGCTCGGGCCCGATTCCGGTCAAGGAGGGACAGCCTCCGATGACCTTCGGCGTCCACGACGTCCTGATTTCCTTCAAGACCGCCCATACGGACAAGCAGGCGCTCTCCCAATTCATCCAGTTCCTCTACGGCGACGAGCAGTACGTCAGTATGGTGGAGCAGGAAGGCTTCGTGCCGGTCACCCGTTCTGCCGGCGAGGCGATGTCGGCATCCGACGCCGCCATGAGGGCGGATCTGCATGCTCTGGCCAGCGCGCAGTTCATCCCAATCGAAAAGCCGGCATGGGCGAGGGTGATGGATACGGCGCGCAAGCTCGGCAGCGCCGTCCTGTCGGGCCGCTATACGCCCAAAGCCGCTCTCGACGAGCTGCAGAGAGTCGCGCTGGAAGCGGATCAAGAAACCGGGTAG
- a CDS encoding extracellular solute-binding protein, translated as MTFTVKKTAATAMAVAMSLAVLAGCGSNNNNGNTASSASPEPTASAPADNSAANAAGNTGGDAPATTGLKGTFEIQYFVGGYGDKWWKQVIADFQKANPDLKIVEDAGPQINTQNKPKWIAGTPPDFVYIDGPELNDRQLAEDGQLEDLTDWIKDAKNVDGVKILDLLAQQPPSYEGKTYNIPLVLNSWGVFYNKALFEKNSWTEPTDWDSFIATSEKIKAAGTTPFIHTGKYPYYINGAILYPAIVSANNDDYKLLQDMGDSNVDAFKSPAVLEALNKIVELRDKGFIDKTSISINHTDSQMLFLQNKDAFIPNGLWLPNEMSKDVPADFKFGFIPSVTQKAGGKVVANTSTSTVAISKNGKNKEAAKAFLQFIFSQSQASKFAELSGAPSNIKGDISASNAPDFVKQAAAYLTSDKTVVVPTVTFNADVDKAMQDATDALTIGKIDPQGWVDRVVKVVEKVKK; from the coding sequence ATGACTTTCACGGTAAAGAAAACGGCGGCAACCGCAATGGCAGTCGCGATGTCCCTGGCCGTACTGGCCGGCTGCGGCAGCAACAACAACAACGGCAACACGGCGTCAAGCGCTTCTCCTGAGCCGACGGCAAGCGCGCCTGCCGACAATTCGGCCGCGAATGCAGCGGGCAACACAGGCGGCGACGCCCCCGCGACGACCGGTCTGAAGGGCACGTTCGAAATCCAGTACTTCGTCGGCGGTTACGGCGACAAGTGGTGGAAGCAAGTCATCGCCGATTTCCAGAAAGCGAACCCGGACCTGAAAATCGTCGAAGACGCAGGCCCGCAGATCAATACGCAGAACAAACCGAAATGGATTGCGGGCACGCCTCCGGACTTCGTCTACATCGACGGACCTGAGCTCAACGACCGCCAGCTGGCGGAGGACGGGCAGCTCGAGGATCTCACCGACTGGATCAAGGACGCCAAAAACGTCGACGGCGTCAAAATCCTCGACCTGCTGGCGCAGCAGCCTCCTTCCTACGAAGGAAAGACATACAACATTCCGCTCGTCCTGAACTCATGGGGCGTGTTCTACAACAAAGCCCTGTTCGAGAAGAACAGCTGGACGGAGCCTACGGACTGGGATTCCTTCATCGCCACTTCCGAGAAGATCAAGGCTGCCGGCACGACGCCGTTCATCCATACAGGCAAATACCCGTACTATATCAACGGCGCCATCCTGTACCCGGCCATCGTATCGGCGAACAACGACGACTACAAGCTGCTCCAGGACATGGGCGACAGCAATGTCGATGCGTTCAAGAGCCCGGCCGTCCTGGAAGCTCTGAACAAAATCGTCGAGCTGCGCGACAAGGGCTTCATCGACAAGACGTCCATCTCCATCAACCATACGGATTCGCAGATGCTGTTCCTGCAAAACAAGGACGCCTTCATTCCGAACGGCCTCTGGCTGCCCAACGAAATGTCCAAGGACGTTCCGGCCGACTTCAAATTCGGCTTCATTCCTTCCGTAACGCAAAAAGCCGGCGGAAAAGTCGTGGCCAACACGTCCACGTCCACCGTCGCCATCTCGAAAAACGGCAAGAACAAGGAAGCGGCGAAAGCGTTCCTGCAGTTCATCTTCTCGCAATCCCAAGCTTCCAAGTTCGCCGAGCTGAGCGGCGCTCCCTCCAACATCAAGGGCGACATCAGCGCCTCCAACGCTCCTGACTTCGTCAAGCAAGCGGCTGCCTACCTGACGAGCGACAAAACGGTCGTCGTGCCGACGGTCACGTTCAACGCCGACGTCGACAAGGCGATGCAGGATGCGACCGACGCCCTGAC